One Fusarium poae strain DAOMC 252244 chromosome 4, whole genome shotgun sequence DNA window includes the following coding sequences:
- a CDS encoding hypothetical protein (BUSCO:38421at5125): MSGTESGNSPEDVAFSADKAIENLISTFNELNSNAIDEFQDEPSPLEFMRYVARNTPFVVRGGASSWKACREWNSAYLLSALKGQYVNVAVTPHGNADMPTVPPGEESLVFAKPHYEDQPFEELLEYVARQETDPDFPADAEVRYAQTQNDNLREEYISIFSDVQKDVPFARIALAKDPDAVNLWIGNSKSVTAMHKDNYENIYVQVLGRKHFVLLPSLCHPCVNEQPLKPATYERGGNGMQLKMDSDAETVPFAIWDPDRPEQNVTKFSHLARPMRVTLNPGDMLYLPAMWYHKVLQSCAEEDEGFVLAVNYW; encoded by the exons ATGTCTGGCACAGAATCAGGAAACTCTCCTGAAGACGTAGCCTTCTCTGCAGACAAAGCGATTGAGAATCTCATATCCACCTTCAACGAGCTCAACAGCAACGCAATCGATGAGTTTCAGGATGAGCCAAGCCCGCTCGAGTTCATGCGATATGTCGCTCGCAACACACCTTTTGTCGTAAGAGGTGGAGCTTCTTCGTGGAAAGCATGTCGGGAGTGGAATTCTGCCTATCTCCTCTCTGCCTTGAAGGGTCAATATGTCAACGTTGCTGTCACGCCACATGG TAATGCTGACATGCCTACCGTTCCCCCTGGCGAAGAGTCACTGGTTTTTGCCAAACCTCACTACGAGGACCAGCCTTTCGAAGAATTGCTGGAGTATGTCGCTCGACAGGAGACGGACCCTGATTTTCCTGCTGATGCTGAAGTCCGGTATGCACAAACTC AGAATGACAACCTTCGCGAAGAATACATAAGTATATTCTCCGATGTACAGAAAGATGTTCCTTTTGCGAGAATAGCACTCGCCAAAGACCCCGATGCTGTTAACCTTTGGATCGGTAACTCCAAGTCAGTGACAGCTATGCACAAGGACAACTACGAAAACATCTACGTCCAAGTATTGGGAAGAAAACACTTCGTTCTGTTGCCTTCGCTCTGCCATCCCTGTGTCAATGAGCAGCCTCTCAAGCCCGCAACATACGAACGGGGAGGAAATGGCATGCAGCTTAAAATGGACTCTGATGCCGAGACTGTCCCCTTTGCTATCTGGGACCCGGATAGGCCTGAGCAGAACGTTACCAAATTTTCACATCTTGCTCGACCTATGCGGGTAACACTTAACCCCGGAGACATGCTATATCTTCCAGCTATGTG GTATCATAAAGTTCTGCAATCATGCGCTGAAGAGGACGAAGGATTCGTCCTCGCTGTCAATTACTGGTAA
- the SPB1 gene encoding AdoMet-dependent rRNA methyltransferase spb1 (BUSCO:9308at5125) — protein MAITKEKAKGRLDKWYRLAKEKGYRARAAFKLIQLNKKYGFLEKSRIVLDLCAAPGSWLQVAAEVMPQGSLIIGCDLSPIKPIPRVTSFQSDITSEDCRATLRRLLHSYKTDLVLHDGAPNVGTAWTQDAFDQNALVLQSLKLATEFLKPDGTFVTKVFRSKDYNSLLWVFKQLFNKVEATKPTSSRNVSSEIFVVCRGYKAPKKMDPRFLDPTYVFAELAGPTPNNEAKVYNPEVKKRKRDGYEEGDFLQFKEMPASEFIQTTDPIAVLGSYNKLSFQQPRNGDVALAALDKLPETTDEIRNSCSDLRVLGRKDFKLLLRWRLKVREIFGFETKKALNIEETEEVAEVESMDEELKIQQELEDMKDRENSKRRREKRRENERKQREIVRMQLNMTAPMDIGMEEAGPIGEGAMFSLKKVDKTDAMRKLNRGKMIVPSQAPQKQVDSGLGSSGETDDESDPEEDRLERELDSMYDHYKERKSEIDAKYRAKKARKEHGDDEWEGLSGEEADEKNDSSDLEEDDSSDDDEGETPAQGLIRDLDSSKGANGLSKRATNFFNQDVFQGITGIVPEEESAEDSADEEINRDVAAVVAQQSKARKVETPAAKSVEIKENTLDSDSDMEDNDNGFEVVKRNEEDDWDKDQRRADGRLDIDIITAEAMTLAHQLATGQKTTHDAIDDGFNKYAFRDRDGLPDWFVEDESRHDKLQKPISKAAAQAIKEKMRAFNARPIKKVREAKARKKFKAAQQLEKLKKKSDMLNNDENMTEKEKADSIGRLMARAQKKKPTKQAAKLVVARGLNRGIKGRPKGVKGRYRIVDPRMKKELRAQKRIAKKKK, from the exons ATGGCGATCACCAAAGAA AAAGCGAAGGGACGTCTTGATAAGTGGTACCGACTGGCGAAAGAGAAAGGTTATCGTGCTCGAGCCGCCTTCAAGCTTATCCAGCTCAACAAGAAGTATGGCTTTCTGGAGAAGAGCAGAATCGTTCTGGATCTCTGTGCTGCACCTGGTTCATGGCTTCAAGTAGCGGCCGAGGTGATGCCCCAAGGCAGTTTGATCATCGGTTGTGATTTGAGTCCTATCAAACCAATTCCTCGAGTCACATCCTTCCAATCAGATATTACTTCTGAAGACTGCCGAGCAACCCTCAGACGTCTACTGCACTCCTATAAAACAGACTTGGTTTTGCACGATGGGGCCCCCAATGTCGGTACTGCTTGGACTCAGGACGCTTTTGACCAGAATGC GCTTGTTTTACAGTCTCTGAAGCTTGCAACAGAGTTTTTGAAACCGGACGGTACATTCGTAACCAAAGTCTTCAGATCCAAAGACTACAACTCCCTCCTATGGGTTTTCAAGCAACTCTTCAACAAGGTGGAAGCAACTAAACCAACTTCCAGCAGAAACGTGTCATCCGAGATCTTTGTTGTATGTCGTGGATACAAGGCGCCAAAGAAGATGGATCCTCGATTCTTGGATCCCACTTATGTCTTTGCCGAACTCGCTGGCCCAACGCCCAACAACGAGGCCAAGGTCTACAACCCCGAAGtcaagaagcgcaagcgaGATGGTTACGAGGAAGGGGACTTTCTTCAGTTCAAGGAAATGCCCGCCAGCGAGTTCATCCAAACTACCGATCCTATTGCTGTTCTGGGCTCTTACAACAAACTCAGTTTTCAGCAACCACGCAACGGAGATGTGGCATTGGCAGCGCTTGACAAACTCCCTGAAACAACAGACGAAATCCGGAACAGCTGTTCTGATCTTCGTGTGCTGGGAAGGAAGGATTTCAAACTGCTCTTGAGATGGAGATTGAAAGTTCGAGAGATTTTTGGCTTTGAAACAAAGAAGGCCCTTAACATTGAGGAAACTGAGGAGGTTGCCGAAGTTGAGTCAATGGACGAGGAACTCAAGATTCAACAGGAGCTTGAAGACATGAAGGACCGAGAAAACTCCAAAAGGAGGCGAGAAAAGCGAAGAGAGAACGAACGCAAACAACGCGAGATTGTGCGTATGCAACTCAACATGACCGCCCCTATGGATATCGGAATGGAAGAAGCCGGCCCCATTGGAGAAGGCGCAATGTTCTCGCTCAAGAAGGTTGACAAGACAGACGCCATGCGGAAACTGAATCGCGGCAAGATGATTGTCCCTTCTCAGGCGCCTCAGAAGCAAGTAGACAGTGGTCTTGGCTCATCTGGAGAGACAGATGATGAGAGCGACCCTGAAGAGGATCGTTTGGAACGAGAGCTCGATTCCATGTACGACCATTACAAGGAGCGCAAGTCTGAGATTGACGCAAAATACCGAGCAAAGAAAGCCCGGAAGGAGCACGGTGATGATGAGTGGGAAGGCCTGTCTGGCGAAGAAGCCGATGAAAAGAATGACTCTTCTGatcttgaagaagatgattcttccgatgacgatgaaggtGAAACCCCCGCACAAGGACTCATTCGTGATCTGGATTCCTCAAAGGGAGCCAACGGATTATCTAAGCGGGCGACAAATTTCTTCAACCAGGATGTCTTCCAAGGTATCACAGGCATCGTACCCGAAGAGGAGTCTGCTGAAGACAGCGCGGATGAAGAGATCAACCGAGATGTAGCCGCTGTTGTCGCTCAGCAATCCAAGGCTCGCAAGGTCGAAACACCCGCTGCCAAGTCCGTTGAAATTAAGGAGAATACTCTtgactctgactctgatATGGAAGATAACGACAACGGCTTCGAGGTCGTGAAACGTAATGAAGAGGACGATTGGGACAAGGATCAACGAAGAGCGGATGGCAGACTTGACATTGATATCATTACCGCAGAGGCCATGACCCTTGCACATCAACTCGCTACAGGACAGAAAACAACCCATGATGCTATTGACGACGGATTCAACAAGTATGCCTTCCGCGACCGTGACGGCCTACCAGACTGGTTTGTCGAGGATGAATCAAGACACGACAAGCTTCAGAAGCCCATCTCCAAGGCTGCGGCGCAAGCGATCAAGGAGAAGATGCGAGCCTTCAATGCCCGTCCCATCAAAAAGGTGCGAGAGGCGAAGGCTCGCAAGAAGTTCAAGGCTGCGCAGCAGCtagagaagctcaagaagaagtccgACATGCTCAACAACGACGAGAACATGacagagaaggaaaaggcagACAGCATTGGGCGACTCATGGCCAGggcacagaagaagaaaccGACAAAGCAGGCAGCCAAACTTGTTGTGGCTCGTGGTCTCAACCGTGGTATCAAGGGACGTCCCAAGGGTGTCAAGGGCCGCTACAGAATTGTCGATCCTCGTATGAAGAAGGAGCTGCGAGCGCAGAAGAGgattgccaagaagaagaaataa